CCACAGGTGAGTTGGAGGCATCAATGGAGCAAAATGTCACTCCAACTTAGCAGGTTGTTTGTGTGCAGGCCACGGTAAAGAAGACTTGACTATCAATATAAACAAAGCGGTGGCGGGAGGTAAAGGGTAGAGCACATCCTGTTCTGGTTCTGTTCCAATTTCCCTATTCTCTTTCATCTCAGCTCGGTTGGAGGCATGATGGCTGAGTTGAGAGCAGTGTGtggaaaaaacacaaaacacggGAAGCCACATCACGATGGCAATCCCGGCGGGGACATTGTTGACTAGCATGTTCACAACAACATGGAAATGAGGACACGATTTAAGATTTAAGAATCAATATTCTCTGAAGACACACATAAAACTAATTAATTTTGACTTTTGaagcatatttaaaaaaaatgtacaaatttttTAAATTCTTCTTCTTGGTCTCATTCTTTAAGACCATAAAACACCTGgataggggtgtgtagactttaacAACACAGTGTAAATGACAGAACAATTAGAACTGACTGCATATTTCTACAGATAATTGTCAAGAAATAATTAGCTCGGAATTTAAATCTATTGTTAAGACTGTTGAGCACAGATGGTGTGAAGTCATGATATCACACGGCGAAAGCTAAAAATACAGAGCAGCAAGTGTGACATGAGCATGAAAATAGAACAACGCTAGCTGATCACATGCTACTTTCACAGTTTGAGGAGTTTTTCCTCAGGGGATGCTCCACGACAATCTCCAATTGGAGTGAAATCTGATGTCACCTACTTTGGATGCACTAAAGGCAGGATTTcctcaaaaataatttttacaACACCTCATATTGtaggaaataaatgaaataaaacccaTGCAtataatgtagaaaaaaaaaataaagaaagacaaaTATAAGAAAGCTCTCACCTCCTCGATGTAGCTTTCCATGAAGGAGCCGCGGAACATGGCCGCCATCCAGTCACAGCTGGAGATGAGCAGCGGCTTGTGGGCCGGGAGGAAGCCGTCGTCCAGCCGGAACACCACATCTAAAACCGGGGTGGGAAAAGAGCATTCATCTCGTGGAGTGCCACAGAAGCCCGAGCTACAGAAGGGGGGAAAGACAGACCAGGTAGACAAAGGTAGAGACAAGACGGACACAGAGACACGTAGACAAACAGAGAGGTAAATTGACAGAGGGACAAAACAGCTTTTGAGAGTAAGGGAAGGAGAAAAGACGTAATGTGTTGATATCGATCAAAATAACCGCGATGGCGTCGTCGTTGAATTATCACGGGAACGGCGTCTCACCGAATAACCGACTATTCATTGAGACAAACTCGTTACGAGAACGTTCCTACGATAACGATGACTCGGCATCAACACAAAGGGGTGAATGGGAAAACGAGCAGATGGATGGCGCTAGCTGTGAGAGCATGCAAACGTGACagcttggggggaggggggggggggacacacaaCACGACACAAAGACAAAGAAGGCACGGAAGGACTCACACAAGGCAACCAAGCAAGTGTCAGTCCGTCATCAAGTCATTGGATGACTTACACACTATTACAAGGAAACCTCCATCATACACATTTTCTTGTGATCGCAAGAGAATGCTTAGATGTTCCACTCGCAAACATGAACGGATGGAAAACATCTGCAACGTGCTTGTCGAGGGTTAGCTAGCGCGGAAGATTACCGGCAAAGGTGCCTTTGTTAAGGCACTCCTTGATGCGGTTGGCTCTGCGGACGTGGAAGGCCTTGGTTATCTCCTGGTTCATAAAACTCTCCCTGTTGAGGACATTGGCCACCATCATCCGCAGGTCGAACACCTCCAGTAGCTCAGCGATGGTGGCCACCTGCATCAGGTCTCCTCGACCTTCATCCAGGTTGCCGGTGTATAGGTACTGCAGCACGGCCTGGagcgaaataaaaaataaaagaatataaataaaaatcagcaaACATGCAAATTGTGCCAGACATGCGTTAAGATTTGACTTGTAATAACAacattcaccactagatggcagaaatgACCTAGTTACGTAAGTGGACTACATATTCTGTGTGTACAGTAGTTCAATGCCCAGAAACTGAAGTCAATCACCTTGAAGGGTTCCTCTTGAATGAGCACATCCATGACTACCACAGTCATTAGTCGTGGTCGTCCAGTCATGGGGTCATCAACGTGCTCTAGACAAACACTCAAGAACCCTCTTCCCCATCCCGAAAGGGCCCGGCAATTCACGGGAGTTCCCAGAGAGTACTGCGCTCGAGAAGGGAGCGCATTATCACTCTGGGAAGTCCGTAAGGAGCCACGCTGGAGCAGCGGGGGTCGATTCAGTCCCCGCACGGCGCCATCGACCCCATCTTTATCAATGTCCAGGCTCTTGGTGCGCCCGGCTTGCTCCTTGGCTCCTcttctgctcagctcgtcttccTCGCCGCTGTCCGAGCTTTCCTTGCTTTGGTCCTGCTCCCCTTGTGGCGCCGTGCAGGATGCCCCCAGTTCAAGGGTGAAGAGGTCATAGAATTTGGAGCAGGAAGTCGCCAGGTAAACTTTATGCGCAAAAACGCGAGTGGAGCCGCCCTGCAGAAGGAAAACCACATCCGCGCAAAGCGGGTGGCAGAAGAGGGAGTCGGGGCCCTCGCCGTTGGTGGGTGGGGGGTCCGGAATTCCCACAATGGGGCGCGGCGGGCGAGGAGGCAGGAAGGGTGCCTGGAGGAGAGGCCGTTGGACTTTTTTCAGGTGAGATTTCCAGAACTGCAGGTGGCGGCGGGAGATGAGGGCAGCTCTGATGGCATTGTCAAAAACGTCCTTGACTCCAAACTGGGCGACGATGCTGGTTTCGTAGTAGGGTATCCCCAGCTCCTTCGCCACCTCGTGACCTCTCTCGGGAGGGAGGATGTCCGTCGGTTTGATGGGTCTGTGGTTTGGAAAAGATCAGGATGGTATTAAgatgatgggggtggggggaggaTTACTCCCCTAAAAGCACTAAAAAGTCATGAAAAGTGAAATTCCGATCCAAATCTGTCCATTAGGGAACGGATATAGAAGGTTTCTCACTTGGCAAGGGGTCGACGTGCACGATTAACCGCATCCAGGTCAGCGTAGCGGAGATCCAGCTGGCATCCCACCAGGATGATGGGTGTCCGTGGACAGAAGTGCTTGATCTCCGGAAACCACATGGTGCGGACGTGGCGCAGGGAATTGGGATTAGCCAGAGAGAAGCAAAGCACCACCACATCTGACCTGGAGATCAGGAAGAAAGATAAACATTCATTTGCTTGAACTGaactgtgatttattttttttattttgcacagtGTGGTGTGTTTCAGGCATTGCATTGCTGCCAGTTGTGgctccaataaaaaaaacatttatttaataaaGTCAGCTTAATGTTTGCTTTTGAATGTTTTGCACGGTGTGACTGGGTGGTGACTTTTCAGGAATGATGTGAACAGATTTAAAGATTGTGTTAGGGCTACTGATTGACCGCCCGCCAGCTCTTATGTGACATAAACTGGCTTGTCACTGTTGCATGTGGTCTATGTGGTGCATCCAAACTACAAAGGTCACCAGTTTCCCGATTATGTAAGTGGAGACACAAACACAAGCGCAAGACACACATGCAATAATAATTCCGATTTTTCTAAATAGAAATGTGTATATGAGCCACAGAAgtggtatttttttaaaacaattatttcattcagtgccattgacggttatagacgtcaaagattatAACTGTCTTATTTTCATAATATGATCGTGCCAACCTGACTTTTCCACTCCTAACAAGGCATGTGACAATGCTTGATGTCATGTTTTGAGTTTTGGTATCAACAAAGAGCTGCGAGATAATGTGTGCCGTCATGCAATCATGAGGAATGGACAGAGAGTGCAAgtggaggagaagaaggaggaggaggagagcttGATGGCTGCCTGTGCAGACGTCAGGAAAGCAAAAAACAGCTGAGCTGGTgctgcgtctttatcagctgactgCAGGCTGACAAAGCATTCGGAACGTTAGGGATGGTGTGGAAACATACACAAACACTTAAGAAGAATGAAAGAACAACAGAGGCACCACAAACCCCAAAACCTCAATTGAGTTCAACAGGTCAGATATATGTAGGTCACAATAttggtggaatttttttttgtttttttttttacgcattTATTTTAGTTTCATTCCATTGGGCATTTGggcaagggtgtgtagactttttctataTCCACTGTACATGGTGCAATGTTCTATTTCTGCATATCTCAAGCCTGTTTTCATGTGAATCGAATCGGATTTGGCACAAAAATAGAGTTAATGCGCTGGGATTAGTTGGAAACTACGGcatatttttacttttaaaagCCGTCTTGTTTCTAAGCCTTTAGGCTGGTGGCCATATTTGGTAACGTCCTTCTCGCTATTAAGCAGGAGAACTGAGTCAAAATATGAGACTGGCACCGGAACAGACTTCTGTTTGTTCATTATCATATTAGCGAGCTCGTTTCGCATTTACATGGTAACTTGATCAATATTGTATTAACATTATGcaatataatgataataatataaaCTGACCAAATTATGTAATGTATAACAAAAATTTGATGTTTTGTACgattacctaaaccaaacttgttgCTTATTAACatgggggttaaaaaaaaaaaaaaaaaaaaaaacagaatataTTAAATTGAAGTTGATCTCTACATTCTCTTTACCGGTTTTGCTTTAATTACTTTTGCATTTCATGCCAATAAAAGCAGCTTTGAGCCAAGCATGCCGAGTAAGAGGATCAAGCCGCGATCCAATCATGTCTGCTGGAGTAAGGATGTAACAGCAGCCTGAGGGCAAGGTTCAGCTGAAAAACGCTGATGGATAGAtcacgcagaaaaaaaaaatatatatatatatataaattctcTGGATTGACTGTTATGTCACAATCATGTCAGCACCACAAGtgtgatttttcttttcactttttATGTTCAGGGCTTGAAAAtatctgctgtgtgtgtgcgttctcACCTGCCATAAGCGAATCGTCTGTCCTTGTGATGGTCCCCGAATGTGTCCCAGAGCCTGAGGGACACACTGACCTCGTCCACAACGTCACGTGACCTCTCTAGCACCTGTAGAAACAAAACACACGACTTTATTCAGTGCAACTTTCCTTGTATTCATTCCTCCACACTTTAGTGTCTCGCGTGCCCACCTCCTGGCATACACGATACTGGTCGATGGCCCAAACGGTTGGCACGTGGGTGGCGAGCAGCTGATACTGTGTGAGGGTGGCATTGCAAGCCCGGGCACATATGAGCCTGGTCTTGCCCACTGCATTATCCCCTACCACCACACATTTAATGGTTTCCACATTGGGTCGCTCATAGTCTGTGTCTATATCCATGGAGAGGGCCCTGGGAAGAAGAGCAAAGAATAGGAACAGGTCCGTTTAGTTATATTCAtatcatatatataaatatatatgaatatatatttatttatttatttatattcatattgtatatacacatatatatttatttatttatattcatcATATATAAATATtcctatatatttatatataaaaatatttatatatatttatatatatatatatatatatataaatagatatatttatatatttttatatatttatatataaaaaaatacacataaataaatatctaaataaatatataaaattggACCGATAAGGCTTTCCAAAGGGAATGAGTCATCATTGGGACAGTCGAGGCTCCGGGCATATAGGCCGCAGTGACTTCTCGGGAGGATTTGTCAAGGCTCCGAGCGTCACTGACCAGTATTTGAAGGACTTTGCCAACTCCTCTCCAGAACACATGGAGGGACTGCAGAGCTATTTCGGTAACAGTAGTCAGAGAAGGACACAGAAAAGGAGAGATGACGTCGTTTGAGCGCACCGTCCTTTTATCACCTTGCATATCTAACTTCATTGGGAGTCACCTTGCGTATGCCGGACAGCACGTCTCACGATTGCACAAGGAGAACATTATAGGTCATATTTAAGATGCGCAAACAGCAGCACGAGATGATAATAATTGTTTAAAATTGGGGTTTTAGTCTGTGCTGTTTCTAATATTATGGGGCAGAAAGGCGATGGAATACCGATTGAGTTAGAAACCAAATATGTACTTAACATCCTGGCAACAAACAAAAGAGCTCAGGTGAGCTCAGGTAAGGACTAACTTCGAAAATAATATGACTGAAGACAGCGCTCCCATTTTTCATTTGCCAAACCACAAAGCAAATATGTGAACGCCAAGTGTTTACGCACAGCTCTTGTCCAATCTTCTCGGTTGCATAACCGTCCTCCGCACACACTTTTACCGATCCAATAATCCCTGAAAGTTTTTCAAACAACCTCTCGCTTGACTCACAAATAGAATCTATGAAACATTCATAAAAGGCCCCCTGCTTGGTATTCCATTGACGCGGTTGGCTTTAAAAAATGGCAACCTCCATTCATTAGCGTGAGCCCTGACCCGCACTTTGTGGCGTCACATTTCCAACCTGCTTCTCAAACAACATCTGTTCCTGAGCCAAAATTAGTTCCAGTCATTCATCACGTTCTAAATCACAACAATGGcggccatcttttttttatatatatttataggtGTTCATTATAAGGACTACAAAAGTTGTCCAGAAAAACAAATTAGATCCAATAATAGCGTagggaaaataaaatgttaaatgTAAGTCCGACCAAAACCACGCTTTCAACACTATGACTCATGTTTTGTTCACAAAGAATCTTGCTAGATGCAGTGGGTGGAGGGACAACTTAGTCCAATAATTTCTCTTTTTAATAATCACTTATTCATCCCTGGAACTAAATGCAGAGATATTAGATAACATAAAAAAAGGGGGCTGGCTGGCCCAAGCGGGAGAGAGGCTACATTTCTATCAGTATTACTGCAGATGCTTTTTTGCGCAGATACAATCTAAAATTGCAAACCCTCGTCGATTTTGTGCGAACGTCCTGCGGTGGAGTTTCACATGTTGAATTATTTCAAGAGCAGTTTGGTTCAAGGATGAATGATTTATGCATGTCCCTATTTCACAAGGACCATGACTAGTGCtagttatttttttgtattaactCGTTCACTACCATTGACGACTATAGCCATCAAAAATCCATCGTGTTGACGTCTATATCGAAATATAAACCAGATGATGAAAGCGTAGTAAAAAGCCAAAAGGATTTGGACTCTATGGATTTTGATGACGTAACACCTCCAACATCATTTCAGAaagacaccaaaaaaaaaaaacgtattcaAGCCTAGGAGTTACGGCGTTACAGCTCTCAGGGGATCCGACGAATCAGATGTGCGAGTGGGATTTCCACAGAGACAAGCCAGGGAGGGATTATTTGAGTCCTAGGGAGAAGAGTCCGTCACCCGGTATTACAGTCACGCCAAGTCATGCCACGGGGATCAAAAGTGCAAACCAACAACAACCGAATATGTTGCGAACAATTCAGTCCTTATCCAAGTGCCTGGAGAGAGGAAGGAGTGACGAATGGTTGGAAGAGAAGAAGCTTGTTTGTGCATGTTTCGTGCCTACTGGTTAGTAAACAGTGATGGAAGCAGCTGCTGATGTGGACAGACACTCAAGGGGATCCCGAGGAACCCATCTTTGCGATCCTACATCTGCCCCGGTCATGTGTCGGTCAACACCCAGAAGCTAATTATCCCCTCGCACGCTCCCGACATGTTAAGCACCTGCTATCTGGTCTGTGTTTGACTTGTCACGAGGTTATGCAAGCTAAGGGTGCTGCATCTCAGAAGAACGGAAAGAGAAGCCGCAAAGATTAAGTTTCATTTTCAGCCAGTGACCTCTTGTGAACTGTTGTCTAGACTTGATCTACTTTGCTAGTCATCACCTTTGCAGATGTCTGCCTGAACCTATGTAgggaaaaagaacaacaaagaTGGATCGTTTTGATTTTTAAGTAATGCAAAAAAtgttgactttttctttttttctttgggttacacagctgtgcatcttttTTTGGTCCCGTGCTTCAACTTCCTTGTCAAGTCATTTCATTCATCTCTCTGCTGCCGAGCTACTTCTCATGCAGCTGTGCCCACTCAAccactcctcctccttttctttAAGATATTTTATCACTGTAATGCTCACTCACGTCCATCTGCAGACTTATAAATCTATCTCTGGACGTCCCACTTTAACCGAATGACGGTCAAGAAGCAGCATTAAGCCGATcacacgacccccccccccctccccccaacccATGTTCTTTCTGTTACGTAACACTATTCAGAATCCACCGGAAGCAAACACTCACACCCCTTTTtgagtgcaatttttttttcgggggtggtCTAGAGTTCATCCTGTTCACATAAGCCTGGCAAGACGTGACCCCTATTGGGAAGCATTGTTGGAGGAAATAGGTCAAACGGTGTTACATGCCTATTCTTAATTTGGTGACAAGTGTTTTACTAGCCTTTGTTTGTGTTATCGAGGTGTTAGGAGACGGCGAGTGCCAGAGGCGCAGCTGGCACAGACTGCTTACATAATGGAGTCTGTAGCCTCTGCTTGGCTCCCCTGATGGCTGACTGTAGACCTCATAGACACGGAGCTGACACGCAAGTCGCTTGACGGTGAACGGCGGTGCCAACCTCTCAACGCAACAATACAAACATCTtcatgacctttgaccttctTTCTCATCCTACATTCCTCCTTCGCTGACTCTTTGATCCTCGGGGCTCATCTGTTTTCCGGGTTTGGTTATGTGATGTTTGTAAGCAAAGCCattggtgatgtcattttcagttgacaacaAGTGGCagtacaaatcaaaatggccgccccctgagatggataaaaacgtggattttttttttcttcttaaatcaccaaataataaaatatgcgcTCTATTACCTGAGTTTATCTTCCTCCTCGACCTGACATGAGGGCATTGGGAACATCCACATCAGTCACATAATGCAGGCTGTCAATGTTGAACTAAGCAGAATGTGGAACTTGACTCATCTTTTTAAAAGCAAATATGGCCCACCTGCAACCAATACAAAATAAGTTTCATACAAATTTGCATTAACTCTCAGCATTTCATTATTCTGCCTAGATTACCCATGTCAACAGATGACTAATTATTTGTAGTAAAGGAATCATTTTGGCACTGGAAAGTTTCCCAAAACCAATTTGCATTAATTGGAATTCATAATATTAGCTTATTCAGATGTAGCTGATGTTGTGGTTCATAAACCTCTACATggcaaaatataaaaatgttaATTCCATGAAAACCCTCTATGATGAATATGATGGACTACTCATAGTCCCTCTCGAAAACAGATTTTATTCCACTTAGCATGCACGCTTTGTCACCCTCCCTGCCACCTGCGTAACGCAAACCCTCTGCTGACGTCATAGCCACAGGCTCAGTATCACCCCTGTGCGTGTGCTGTCAAACTAACATTTTTCTTTCAGGTAATGGGCTGCCTGGCATCGTCACATCCCAACCCGTACGGCCACGCACACTTTCTCCATTTATTAGCTTGTCCCGTGAATGAGATCACACTTATCAATGAAGCACCCCCTCCCATTCATAAACACCTGACTCATTCATAATTTTGGGGAAACCGAACGTGCACACCAAGGTAAATGCATCCTGGgatgcaaacagaaaaaaagcacgatcaaaaaaaatactcaacaTATTTAAGCAGCAAAAGGAAGATGTCATCTTCCCACATGCCTAAAAGATGCAGCTGATAAGTCTTGCATAACACGCCAAGCCCATCCGCTGCACTAAGACACGTAACACCTCAGAAAAAGCAGACAGGGCATCAATAATCCCAATATCTGCTTGCAATAAAACGCCATGCATCATTGCATGGGTGGTATTAGTGACGAAAGGAGATTAAAGCCACATTAAGTGCACACATATATAAAAAAGGGCTCCAGCATGACACAAAGAGAACAGCGCTAACTTTTAGAAGCAAATACGCTGGTTGATGAGATGTCATGATAGGAGCATGTGCTCGTTTTCTCTTTCCTTTGTGGAGGTAAAGGGGGGTCCCTACCTTCCGACGCTTCCAGAATTGACCCACATGCCACTCTAGTGGGGTGCCGGCCGGTCTTGCAAACCGGCACACGGGGGAGAACAAATAGATGATCGTGTTCAGGTCCACTTGACACAAAGAGCATGTATAGTATAGCTTGCAAGGGGACAAAAAGCACCTCTGCCCTCTTTTCCTGCTTCCTGTGGCTGCCTTgtcaaagctgcacgagcctcgGTTCACTTGCAATCATCCAATGTTGACAATCGGAGCTCAAAAGAATACTTTTATAGCTTAAAAGGTGCACATTACTGGCCCAGACATTCGGTTGCAGTCTGAGCCACCTCCTTTTCTGTTGTTGTTTCCCCAGCTGATTTCTTCAAAGGACACGCCCCCGCGCCGTGACGTCACCACACTACTCACCCAAATCCTGCCTTGCGGCCTTCATGTAATGTCGGAAAAAGCAGAcactgtgaagtggacgtgtTCCTCCGTCACGTACAAAACACTcgcaagacaaaaacgtcattcTCACGAAATATTAATATTATCGTAAAACACTGAAGCGGTATGCACAATTTGAGCATTAACAATAGCTAGGCTTAAATTTAGGGAAACAAATTATACTTAAATAACGATTCAGTTCAAATGTCCGCTCTTCTTAATATTTATTAGTAtgagtgaattaaaaatgagccAGCCCTACTTCCAAATTAGTTGCAAAACACAGATTAGAATCTTCCCAGTCTAATCCTGCAATTCAGTTTGCCAAAAAAGTCAATGCAATGCAACAGACCAAAAGAGAGAAAACGTACCAATAGAAAATATTCAGCCTTGTGAGTCTAAGAATGAATTCCTGGAATTTCAGGATATTGCTGTTGCAAGAAAACATTTAAATTATACAATAGTACGGTGTTTCTTTCCAAGCGAGGCCATTACTTCTGCTCACCTTTTCCCCAGTGAAATTTGTGCTGCAATGTATTTGACCGAGTTGTGCAACCGGGACTTTGTGCAGCCTCCCCCGGCAAGCTCATCTAATGACATATCATACATCTCCTTTGTGCTTGTG
This portion of the Syngnathus scovelli strain Florida chromosome 3, RoL_Ssco_1.2, whole genome shotgun sequence genome encodes:
- the rhobtb4 gene encoding rho related BTB domain containing 4 isoform X3, giving the protein MWVNSGSVGRALSMDIDTDYERPNVETIKCVVVGDNAVGKTRLICARACNATLTQYQLLATHVPTVWAIDQYRVCQEVLERSRDVVDEVSVSLRLWDTFGDHHKDRRFAYGRSDVVVLCFSLANPNSLRHVRTMWFPEIKHFCPRTPIILVGCQLDLRYADLDAVNRARRPLAKPIKPTDILPPERGHEVAKELGIPYYETSIVAQFGVKDVFDNAIRAALISRRHLQFWKSHLKKVQRPLLQAPFLPPRPPRPIVGIPDPPPTNGEGPDSLFCHPLCADVVFLLQGGSTRVFAHKVYLATSCSKFYDLFTLELGASCTAPQGEQDQSKESSDSGEEDELSRRGAKEQAGRTKSLDIDKDGVDGAVRGLNRPPLLQRGSLRTSQSDNALPSRAQYSLGTPVNCRALSGWGRGFLSVCLEHVDDPMTGRPRLMTVVVMDVLIQEEPFKAVLQYLYTGNLDEGRGDLMQVATIAELLEVFDLRMMVANVLNRESFMNQEITKAFHVRRANRIKECLNKGTFADVVFRLDDGFLPAHKPLLISSCDWMAAMFRGSFMESYIEEVPIPSTSTACMRGVLEFLYCAMLTPCPDLEAIELIVVANRLCLPRLVALTEQHAVDELLQLAVKGVDIDGHVLAYLELAQFHNAKQLSAWCLHHICTNYNSICRKFPKDMKAMSPDNQRHFEKQRWPPVWFLKEEDRYLRSQKEREHEEEILRKQHTKRGWCFWRHPSSSPHVS
- the rhobtb4 gene encoding rho related BTB domain containing 4 isoform X4 — its product is MDIDTDYERPNVETIKCVVVGDNAVGKTRLICARACNATLTQYQLLATHVPTVWAIDQYRVCQEVLERSRDVVDEVSVSLRLWDTFGDHHKDRRFAYGRSDVVVLCFSLANPNSLRHVRTMWFPEIKHFCPRTPIILVGCQLDLRYADLDAVNRARRPLAKPIKPTDILPPERGHEVAKELGIPYYETSIVAQFGVKDVFDNAIRAALISRRHLQFWKSHLKKVQRPLLQAPFLPPRPPRPIVGIPDPPPTNGEGPDSLFCHPLCADVVFLLQGGSTRVFAHKVYLATSCSKFYDLFTLELGASCTAPQGEQDQSKESSDSGEEDELSRRGAKEQAGRTKSLDIDKDGVDGAVRGLNRPPLLQRGSLRTSQSDNALPSRAQYSLGTPVNCRALSGWGRGFLSVCLEHVDDPMTGRPRLMTVVVMDVLIQEEPFKAVLQYLYTGNLDEGRGDLMQVATIAELLEVFDLRMMVANVLNRESFMNQEITKAFHVRRANRIKECLNKGTFADVVFRLDDGFLPAHKPLLISSCDWMAAMFRGSFMESYIEEVPIPSTSTACMRGVLEFLYCAMLTPCPDLEAIELIVVANRLCLPRLVALTEQHAVDELLQLAVKGVDIDGHVLAYLELAQFHNAKQLSAWCLHHICTNYNSICRKFPKDMKAMSPDNQRHFEKQRWPPVWFLKEEDRYLRSQKEREHEEEILRKQHTKRGWCFWRHPSSSPHVS
- the rhobtb4 gene encoding rho related BTB domain containing 4 isoform X1, which gives rise to MRKKVKGHEDVCIVALRGWHRRSPSSDLRVSSVSMRSTVSHQGSQAEATDSIMALSMDIDTDYERPNVETIKCVVVGDNAVGKTRLICARACNATLTQYQLLATHVPTVWAIDQYRVCQEVLERSRDVVDEVSVSLRLWDTFGDHHKDRRFAYGRSDVVVLCFSLANPNSLRHVRTMWFPEIKHFCPRTPIILVGCQLDLRYADLDAVNRARRPLAKPIKPTDILPPERGHEVAKELGIPYYETSIVAQFGVKDVFDNAIRAALISRRHLQFWKSHLKKVQRPLLQAPFLPPRPPRPIVGIPDPPPTNGEGPDSLFCHPLCADVVFLLQGGSTRVFAHKVYLATSCSKFYDLFTLELGASCTAPQGEQDQSKESSDSGEEDELSRRGAKEQAGRTKSLDIDKDGVDGAVRGLNRPPLLQRGSLRTSQSDNALPSRAQYSLGTPVNCRALSGWGRGFLSVCLEHVDDPMTGRPRLMTVVVMDVLIQEEPFKAVLQYLYTGNLDEGRGDLMQVATIAELLEVFDLRMMVANVLNRESFMNQEITKAFHVRRANRIKECLNKGTFADVVFRLDDGFLPAHKPLLISSCDWMAAMFRGSFMESYIEEVPIPSTSTACMRGVLEFLYCAMLTPCPDLEAIELIVVANRLCLPRLVALTEQHAVDELLQLAVKGVDIDGHVLAYLELAQFHNAKQLSAWCLHHICTNYNSICRKFPKDMKAMSPDNQRHFEKQRWPPVWFLKEEDRYLRSQKEREHEEEILRKQHTKRGWCFWRHPSSSPHVS
- the rhobtb4 gene encoding rho related BTB domain containing 4 isoform X2; its protein translation is MWMFPMPSCQVEEEDKLRALSMDIDTDYERPNVETIKCVVVGDNAVGKTRLICARACNATLTQYQLLATHVPTVWAIDQYRVCQEVLERSRDVVDEVSVSLRLWDTFGDHHKDRRFAYGRSDVVVLCFSLANPNSLRHVRTMWFPEIKHFCPRTPIILVGCQLDLRYADLDAVNRARRPLAKPIKPTDILPPERGHEVAKELGIPYYETSIVAQFGVKDVFDNAIRAALISRRHLQFWKSHLKKVQRPLLQAPFLPPRPPRPIVGIPDPPPTNGEGPDSLFCHPLCADVVFLLQGGSTRVFAHKVYLATSCSKFYDLFTLELGASCTAPQGEQDQSKESSDSGEEDELSRRGAKEQAGRTKSLDIDKDGVDGAVRGLNRPPLLQRGSLRTSQSDNALPSRAQYSLGTPVNCRALSGWGRGFLSVCLEHVDDPMTGRPRLMTVVVMDVLIQEEPFKAVLQYLYTGNLDEGRGDLMQVATIAELLEVFDLRMMVANVLNRESFMNQEITKAFHVRRANRIKECLNKGTFADVVFRLDDGFLPAHKPLLISSCDWMAAMFRGSFMESYIEEVPIPSTSTACMRGVLEFLYCAMLTPCPDLEAIELIVVANRLCLPRLVALTEQHAVDELLQLAVKGVDIDGHVLAYLELAQFHNAKQLSAWCLHHICTNYNSICRKFPKDMKAMSPDNQRHFEKQRWPPVWFLKEEDRYLRSQKEREHEEEILRKQHTKRGWCFWRHPSSSPHVS